Proteins from a genomic interval of Quercus lobata isolate SW786 chromosome 11, ValleyOak3.0 Primary Assembly, whole genome shotgun sequence:
- the LOC115966227 gene encoding uncharacterized protein LOC115966227, with protein sequence MAMRKFYSEIKGLKVKEVPGHVKPMLSINYVKNAFQRWLDNYHAKYIQTSSVEPLFHVCYGGLIFSYLVALPEERRHLEHQEHAKEHGGH encoded by the coding sequence ATGGCGATGAGGAAATTCTACAGCGAGATCAAGGGCCTGAAGGTGAAGGAGGTGCCTGGACATGTGAAGCCGATGCTTTCCATCAACTATGTGAAGAATGCATTTCAGAGATGGCTGGACAACTACCATGCCAAGTACATTCAAACCAGCTCCGTTGAGCCACTCTTCCATGTCTGCTATGGTGGATTGATCTTTTCCTACCTGGTTGCACTCCCTGAGGAACGCCGCCACCTTGAGCACCAGGAGCATGCCAAGGAGCATGGAGGGCACTGA